A genomic window from Candidatus Thiocaldithrix dubininis includes:
- a CDS encoding IS982 family transposase: MLTRLFCEIDDFCQGFLPHWKASVLEPPTTRPKRNRPCGLSLSEVMTIWVHYHQSGYHTFKWYYLKHVQVYLKSAFPQLPSYQRFIERVPDVLVPLTRFMQSRCEASRGIAFIDSTPLRVCDNIRIPRHKTFANTAGRGKSSTGWFYGFKLHLVVNDQGGIVSFALSAGNVDDRQPVPTLMKSVVGKVFGDAGYLSQALAQQLAQQGIEWITSLRKNMKQVVRSTFDQLLLRKRFIIETINDQLKNQSQIEHSRHRSLPHYVAHVIAGLIAYSYQAKKPSLNLNINALAIL, from the coding sequence ATGTTAACACGACTGTTCTGCGAGATAGATGATTTTTGCCAAGGCTTTTTACCGCATTGGAAAGCGAGTGTATTAGAACCCCCGACCACCCGCCCAAAGCGGAATCGTCCGTGTGGTTTAAGTCTGAGTGAAGTGATGACGATTTGGGTACATTACCATCAATCAGGCTATCACACCTTCAAGTGGTATTACCTCAAACATGTTCAAGTCTATTTGAAGTCGGCTTTTCCTCAGTTGCCCAGTTATCAACGGTTTATTGAGCGCGTTCCCGATGTATTAGTGCCGCTGACGCGGTTCATGCAATCCCGCTGTGAAGCCAGTCGCGGAATTGCCTTCATTGACTCCACCCCCTTACGCGTCTGTGACAATATTCGGATTCCCCGTCATAAGACCTTTGCCAATACCGCAGGACGAGGGAAGTCATCCACCGGCTGGTTCTATGGCTTCAAGCTGCATCTCGTGGTGAATGATCAAGGTGGTATCGTGTCCTTTGCCTTAAGTGCGGGTAATGTCGATGATCGCCAACCCGTTCCCACCCTGATGAAATCCGTGGTTGGCAAAGTCTTTGGGGATGCAGGCTATCTCTCTCAGGCATTGGCTCAACAACTCGCTCAGCAAGGCATTGAATGGATTACCTCGTTACGGAAAAATATGAAACAGGTCGTGCGTTCTACTTTCGATCAATTGCTCTTGCGTAAGCGTTTTATCATCGAAACCATTAACGATCAGTTGAAAAATCAATCGCAAATTGAGCATTCTCGCCATCGTTCACTGCCTCATTATGTCGCTCATGTCATCGCCGGGCTTATTGCGTATTCCTATCAAGCGAAGAAACCCTCATTGAACTTAAATATCAATGCGTTAGCCATACTCTAA
- a CDS encoding SPFH domain-containing protein, translated as MELYFALTIVGLVIILMFMGIRKVPQGFAYTVERFGRYVYTLSPGLGVFVPLIYSVGRKINMMEQVLDILPQQVITADNANVNIDGVVFYQVFDAAKASYEVANLNNAILNLTMTNLRSVCGSMELDHLLSKRDEIGAKVLRIVDEATNAWGVKVLRVEIKDIEPPQELVRAMNLQMTAERQKRAQITEAEGKKQAQILEAEGAKSAAFLRAEAREREAEAEAKATQLVSQAVSQGDVQALNYFVAQKYVEALGKFAESNQQKTIFMPLDTSGLMGSIGSINELWKSIQDKGATAKTPENSPYQRMSQPHS; from the coding sequence ATGGAGCTGTATTTTGCACTAACCATTGTCGGCTTGGTTATTATTTTGATGTTTATGGGCATACGCAAAGTACCACAAGGTTTTGCGTACACCGTCGAACGCTTTGGGCGTTATGTCTATACCTTATCACCCGGTCTGGGCGTGTTTGTGCCACTAATTTATAGTGTCGGGCGCAAGATTAATATGATGGAACAAGTGCTGGATATTTTACCACAGCAAGTCATTACCGCTGATAATGCCAATGTGAATATCGACGGCGTGGTGTTCTATCAGGTCTTTGACGCCGCCAAAGCCTCGTATGAAGTCGCTAATTTAAACAATGCGATTTTAAATCTGACTATGACCAATTTGCGTTCGGTTTGCGGTTCAATGGAACTCGACCATTTACTTAGCAAACGCGATGAAATCGGCGCAAAAGTGTTACGTATTGTCGACGAAGCCACCAATGCATGGGGTGTTAAAGTATTGCGGGTCGAAATTAAAGACATAGAACCACCACAAGAATTGGTACGCGCTATGAATCTGCAAATGACTGCCGAACGCCAAAAACGCGCCCAAATCACAGAAGCCGAAGGCAAAAAGCAAGCGCAAATATTGGAAGCCGAAGGTGCAAAATCCGCCGCATTCTTACGCGCTGAAGCCCGTGAACGCGAAGCGGAAGCGGAAGCCAAGGCGACTCAATTAGTCTCGCAAGCCGTCTCACAAGGCGATGTACAAGCCTTAAACTACTTTGTGGCACAGAAATATGTGGAAGCCTTGGGCAAATTTGCCGAGTCTAATCAGCAAAAAACCATTTTCATGCCACTGGATACCAGCGGTTTAATGGGTTCAATCGGCAGTATTAATGAATTGTGGAAAAGCATACAAGACAAAGGCGCAACGGCTAAAACCCCAGAAAACAGCCCTTATCAACGTATGAGCCAACCGCATTCTTAA
- a CDS encoding NfeD family protein, with protein MQTTFEPTLWFWLILGLALLGLEVVVPGMILMWFGIGALITGALLAFFPDMSLATQLISFAVLSVASLIAWRKSKWREEQIQSDKPELNQRLQNLLGKEFVLTDAIQNGRGTIRVGDTPWIVEGDDLPAGTKVRVSQLDGMILKVEAV; from the coding sequence ATGCAAACAACGTTTGAACCCACTTTGTGGTTTTGGCTGATTCTCGGCTTAGCTCTACTCGGCTTAGAAGTCGTTGTACCGGGCATGATTTTAATGTGGTTTGGGATTGGCGCATTGATTACAGGTGCGCTGCTCGCCTTTTTTCCAGATATGAGTCTTGCAACCCAACTGATTTCATTTGCCGTATTATCCGTGGCAAGTTTAATCGCTTGGCGCAAATCCAAATGGCGGGAAGAGCAAATTCAATCTGATAAGCCCGAACTTAATCAACGCCTACAAAACTTGCTGGGCAAAGAATTTGTCTTAACCGATGCAATTCAAAACGGGCGTGGCACAATTCGCGTTGGCGACACACCGTGGATTGTTGAAGGAGACGATTTGCCAGCAGGTACTAAAGTGCGAGTGAGCCAATTGGATGGCATGATTTTGAAGGTGGAAGCAGTTTAA
- a CDS encoding YicC family protein, with amino-acid sequence MIRSMTAFSHRELTTEQGTFTWEARTVNHRYLDMSLRLPEEFRSQENQFREIIQTLLKRGKVETNLRFTPALGKVSEIKINEPLAKALIDACKQLESFAPNTEPLKALDILRWPGVAQDSQPDMDVLNEHAKALLKTTLDDLLDMREREGKRLADFIYQRCDQIAEIIVKIRKHRPAIINGQREKILTRIEELKISPDYNRIEQELVILAQRLDVDEELDRLMAHLDEINDVLERDEPVGRRLDFLMQELNREANTLSSKSNDAETTQAAVDLKVLIEQMREQVQNIE; translated from the coding sequence ATGATTCGTAGTATGACCGCCTTCTCACACCGTGAGTTAACCACTGAACAGGGCACATTTACATGGGAGGCGCGCACGGTTAATCACCGTTATTTAGATATGAGTTTGCGTTTACCAGAAGAATTTCGCAGCCAAGAAAATCAGTTCCGTGAAATTATTCAAACCCTGTTAAAACGCGGCAAGGTCGAAACCAACCTACGTTTTACGCCTGCCTTGGGTAAGGTTTCAGAAATAAAAATTAATGAACCATTGGCAAAAGCCCTAATTGATGCTTGTAAACAATTAGAAAGTTTTGCACCCAATACCGAACCTTTAAAAGCCTTGGATATTTTACGTTGGCCGGGGGTAGCGCAAGATTCGCAGCCGGATATGGACGTTTTAAATGAACATGCTAAGGCATTGTTAAAAACTACGTTAGACGATTTATTAGACATGCGGGAGCGTGAGGGTAAACGTTTAGCCGATTTCATTTATCAGCGTTGCGACCAAATTGCGGAAATTATCGTTAAAATTCGCAAACATCGCCCTGCCATTATCAATGGACAACGCGAAAAAATCTTAACACGCATTGAAGAGCTGAAGATTTCGCCGGATTACAACCGTATCGAGCAAGAATTAGTCATTCTCGCACAGCGTTTAGATGTGGATGAGGAATTAGATCGGCTCATGGCGCATTTAGATGAAATTAACGATGTATTAGAACGTGATGAGCCCGTGGGGCGGCGTTTAGATTTTTTAATGCAAGAGTTGAATCGGGAAGCCAATACCTTATCTTCCAAATCTAATGATGCCGAAACCACCCAAGCAGCGGTCGATTTAAAGGTATTAATTGAGCAAATGCGGGAACAAGTACAAAATATTGAGTAA
- a CDS encoding Hsp20/alpha crystallin family protein: MKIARYEPWSILNQLQREMDNLIRREGDTTTSPVSDWTPAVDIRETDSAYILRVDVPGVNPQDIDINMENNVLTISGKRDTETTDEKNGYKRVERVTGTFHRRFTLPDSIDSDHITAKTDNGVLEITLPKQAKVMPRKIAVQAPAPAANNTISTTSTSAAA; the protein is encoded by the coding sequence ATGAAAATTGCACGTTATGAACCTTGGTCTATTTTGAACCAATTACAACGCGAAATGGATAATTTAATCCGCCGTGAAGGCGATACTACGACTAGCCCGGTCAGCGATTGGACTCCAGCCGTGGATATTCGTGAAACCGACTCGGCTTACATTTTGCGAGTTGATGTTCCCGGTGTTAATCCACAAGACATCGACATCAACATGGAAAACAACGTGTTAACCATCAGCGGTAAACGCGATACCGAAACCACTGATGAGAAAAATGGCTATAAACGCGTAGAACGGGTAACAGGTACATTCCATCGCCGTTTTACATTGCCAGATAGCATTGATAGCGATCATATCACGGCTAAAACTGACAATGGCGTGCTGGAAATTACCTTACCTAAACAGGCAAAAGTGATGCCGCGTAAAATTGCGGTACAAGCACCTGCACCCGCAGCAAATAATACAATAAGCACCACCAGTACTAGTGCTGCTGCTTAA
- a CDS encoding DnaJ C-terminal domain-containing protein, protein MQYKDYYKILGVERNADQDTIRKAYRRLAAKYHPDRNKEKDAEERFKEVNEANEVLSDPEKRQRYDTLGSNWQAGDQFRTPPNWGGMGGGAGGFDPSFFEDLARQASNGRAAGGAGFSDFFENLFGGGFREPNANKRQTTTKETSQPTASLALTIEEAIQGVRKTIRLPSGESLQVQIPAGVTDGKKIRLAGKGKNGSDLFLQIKLNPHALYRVEGNDLYLDLPVAPWEMALEASVEVPTPTGKVNLKIPANSQTGKKLRLKGRGLGTTPVGDLYVVLVVNLPQAVTGEQKAAYAAMQAAFNNWNPRQHLS, encoded by the coding sequence ATGCAATACAAAGACTATTACAAAATCTTAGGTGTAGAACGCAATGCAGATCAGGATACGATTAGAAAAGCCTATCGACGTTTAGCGGCTAAATATCATCCTGATCGTAATAAAGAAAAAGATGCCGAAGAACGCTTTAAAGAAGTCAATGAAGCGAATGAAGTATTAAGCGATCCAGAAAAACGTCAACGCTACGATACCTTAGGTTCTAATTGGCAAGCAGGCGATCAATTCCGTACTCCACCCAATTGGGGCGGTATGGGCGGCGGCGCAGGCGGTTTTGATCCTTCATTCTTTGAAGATTTAGCCCGCCAAGCCAGCAATGGACGAGCAGCGGGGGGAGCTGGTTTTAGTGATTTTTTTGAAAATTTATTTGGTGGCGGTTTTAGAGAGCCAAATGCGAATAAACGCCAGACCACGACTAAAGAAACCTCACAGCCTACCGCGAGTTTAGCACTGACCATTGAAGAAGCTATTCAAGGGGTGCGTAAAACTATTCGCTTACCCAGTGGCGAAAGCTTACAAGTGCAAATTCCTGCGGGAGTAACAGATGGCAAAAAAATTCGTTTAGCTGGAAAAGGTAAAAATGGCAGCGATTTATTCTTACAAATTAAACTCAATCCCCATGCTTTATATCGTGTAGAAGGCAACGATTTGTATCTCGACTTGCCGGTTGCCCCTTGGGAAATGGCATTAGAAGCCAGTGTTGAAGTTCCTACCCCGACGGGCAAGGTTAATTTAAAGATTCCCGCTAACAGTCAAACCGGTAAGAAATTGCGTTTAAAAGGGCGTGGTTTGGGTACAACGCCTGTAGGTGATTTATATGTGGTTTTAGTGGTAAATTTACCACAAGCTGTTACGGGTGAACAAAAAGCTGCTTACGCGGCAATGCAAGCCGCCTTTAATAATTGGAATCCGAGGCAGCATCTTAGCTAG
- a CDS encoding trypsin-like peptidase domain-containing protein → MLKRLQHLTLCLALGYSVLHPIQVGAALPTEVNGQALPSLSGMLERVTPAVVNITTEGKQKSHPEQFLNDPFFKRFFGESAPIEKNISGTGSGVIIHAQRGHILTNYHVIEEADRINVTLNDGRKFQAKVVGADARADLAVLQIPAVRLAAMRFGDSDKLHVGDFVVAIGNPYGIGQTVTSGIISALHRNPGISEYENFIQTDAPINLGNSGGPLVNLRGELIGINTAILGDQSGGNLGIGFAVPINTAAGVINQIIQYGNVERGQLGIEVSNIDEETAKLLNVQANIGAVIQQILPNSPADLAGLQKQDVILKVNGQTIASPADIKNIVGTLRVGSNLQIHYIRDQQDKFITIPITKMIRK, encoded by the coding sequence ATGCTAAAACGCTTACAACATCTAACTTTATGTTTAGCACTGGGCTATAGTGTATTGCATCCTATTCAAGTAGGCGCAGCATTGCCTACCGAAGTTAACGGGCAAGCGCTGCCTTCTTTATCAGGTATGTTAGAGCGTGTGACGCCTGCTGTGGTAAATATCACCACAGAGGGCAAACAAAAATCCCATCCTGAGCAATTTCTAAACGATCCTTTTTTTAAACGCTTTTTCGGCGAAAGCGCCCCCATCGAAAAAAATATCAGCGGTACAGGGTCTGGCGTTATTATTCATGCACAACGCGGGCATATCTTAACTAACTATCATGTTATCGAAGAAGCTGATCGTATTAATGTCACCCTAAATGATGGGCGTAAGTTTCAGGCTAAAGTGGTAGGCGCAGATGCCAGAGCAGATTTAGCAGTATTACAGATTCCCGCTGTACGCTTAGCCGCTATGCGCTTTGGTGATTCTGATAAGTTGCATGTAGGCGATTTCGTAGTGGCGATAGGTAACCCTTACGGCATTGGGCAAACAGTTACATCCGGCATTATTAGCGCCTTACATCGTAATCCGGGCATTAGTGAATATGAAAATTTCATCCAAACCGATGCACCCATCAATTTAGGGAACTCCGGTGGCCCTTTAGTTAATTTACGGGGTGAATTAATTGGCATTAATACCGCTATTCTAGGCGATCAAAGTGGTGGCAACTTAGGTATTGGCTTTGCTGTACCCATTAATACGGCGGCTGGGGTCATTAATCAAATCATTCAATATGGCAATGTTGAACGTGGTCAATTAGGCATTGAAGTCAGTAATATAGACGAAGAAACTGCTAAGTTGCTGAATGTGCAAGCTAATATTGGTGCCGTGATTCAGCAAATCTTGCCCAACTCACCAGCCGATCTAGCCGGTTTACAAAAGCAGGATGTAATTTTAAAGGTCAATGGGCAAACCATTGCAAGCCCGGCTGATATTAAGAATATTGTTGGAACATTACGGGTGGGTAGTAACCTACAGATTCATTATATTCGGGATCAACAAGATAAATTTATAACAATTCCAATTACTAAAATGATTCGTAAGTAA
- the yihA gene encoding ribosome biogenesis GTP-binding protein YihA/YsxC, producing MMLPQHYFQQAAFLQSATTKKTLPVERGREVAFAGRSNAGKSSVINRVCSQKSLARTSKTPGRTQLINFFQLPDEHSLVDLPGYGYAKVPEAAKLEWQKFIEAYLIQRKTLQGLILVMDIRHPLTEHDQTLLHWVNSRQLKAHILLNKADKLTKGAAASTLLQVRKALSQYPHISVQTFSALNQQGLETCWQVLDQWLHDD from the coding sequence ATGATGCTTCCACAGCATTACTTTCAGCAAGCAGCCTTTCTCCAAAGTGCTACAACCAAGAAAACCCTCCCTGTCGAAAGGGGTAGAGAAGTGGCGTTTGCAGGGCGTTCCAACGCAGGCAAATCCAGTGTCATTAATCGCGTTTGTTCGCAGAAGTCCCTTGCACGTACCAGCAAAACGCCGGGGCGTACTCAATTGATTAACTTCTTTCAACTACCGGATGAACATTCACTGGTAGATTTGCCGGGTTATGGTTATGCCAAAGTACCTGAAGCGGCTAAGCTAGAATGGCAGAAATTTATCGAAGCGTACTTGATACAGCGCAAGACTTTGCAAGGTTTAATCTTAGTCATGGATATTCGTCATCCGTTAACAGAACATGACCAAACGTTATTGCACTGGGTAAATAGCCGTCAGCTTAAAGCACATATTTTATTAAATAAGGCAGATAAGCTTACCAAAGGCGCGGCAGCCAGTACCTTATTACAAGTGCGTAAAGCACTGAGCCAATATCCGCATATATCTGTACAGACCTTTTCTGCATTAAACCAGCAAGGTTTGGAAACCTGTTGGCAGGTATTAGATCAATGGTTACATGACGATTAG
- a CDS encoding c-type cytochrome has product MKKVLMVVLAGLAVGVATSVWADGNVEAGKTKSATCAACHGADGNSVNPEWPKLAGQHPNYIVKQLTNFKEDARVNASMSPMAKPLSEQDMADLAAYFSSQAKKMGEADQTKVGLGEQVYKGGNNATGVAACAACHGPTGAGNPAANFPSLNGQHATYVKAQLLNFRSGARANDAGRMMRNVAAKMSDAEIDSVAEYIAGLK; this is encoded by the coding sequence ATGAAAAAAGTACTCATGGTTGTACTGGCTGGCTTAGCTGTAGGCGTTGCTACATCTGTTTGGGCAGACGGCAATGTTGAAGCGGGCAAAACTAAATCTGCTACCTGTGCGGCATGTCACGGCGCAGATGGTAACAGTGTAAACCCTGAATGGCCAAAATTGGCAGGTCAACACCCTAACTACATCGTTAAACAATTGACCAACTTTAAGGAAGATGCCCGCGTTAATGCTTCCATGTCACCAATGGCAAAACCATTAAGTGAACAAGACATGGCTGATTTAGCGGCTTACTTCAGTAGCCAAGCAAAAAAAATGGGTGAAGCTGACCAAACTAAAGTTGGCTTAGGTGAACAAGTCTATAAAGGCGGCAACAATGCAACAGGCGTTGCAGCGTGTGCAGCCTGTCATGGTCCTACTGGTGCAGGTAACCCAGCAGCAAACTTCCCATCTTTAAACGGTCAACATGCGACCTATGTTAAAGCACAGTTGTTGAATTTCCGTTCAGGCGCACGCGCTAACGACGCAGGCAGAATGATGCGTAACGTAGCTGCGAAAATGTCTGACGCTGAAATCGACTCAGTTGCTGAATATATTGCTGGCTTGAAATAA